The Apium graveolens cultivar Ventura chromosome 6, ASM990537v1, whole genome shotgun sequence genome contains a region encoding:
- the LOC141667170 gene encoding uncharacterized protein LOC141667170, which translates to MDEDPYESITKDCQITISQEQKLRKCGFAFEPEREEPELPCPVQLTGITMVSLPESSPEYVEEEIFHTPPEHHQSRAVSSSDDPGPEIRPGSHQAGQKHDGGDFVEDVVRGHKVSEVEVDLKTKQVDSQFTSRNDCLGENEAIVIESEDNESTETEVVDLSVEENCVNLGERVSEETENVVEREECVTSRGRLGRKNVEDLDAFRYVSNGGVGTRGGTQDVSGKRQLPNSFKEPEENEGLWVPRRSWRDTETFKGLVCAAAARMDSGDNTDTDYMKVAKERGLIFYQPRWWPSEGFDVMD; encoded by the coding sequence ATGGATGAGGATCCGTATGAATCTATCACCAAGGACTGCCAAATCACCATTTCCCAGGAACAGAAGCTCCGCAAATGCGGGTTCGCTTTCGAACCGGAGCGAGAAGAACCGGAGTTGCCGTGTCCGGTTCAACTCACCGGAATAACGATGGTTTCGCTGCCGGAGAGTAGTCCTGAGTATGTAGAAGAAGAAATCTTTCATACGCCTCCGGAGCACCATCAGTCTCGGGCTGTGTCTAGCTCTGATGATCCAGGACCCGAGATCCGACCCGGAAGTCATCAGGCGGGTCAGAAACATGACGGTGGTGATTTTGTTGAAGATGTTGTACGTGGTCATAAAGTGAGTGAAGTTGAAGTTGACTTGAAGACAAAACAGGTTGACTCGCAATTTACGAGCCGTAATGATTGTTTAGGTGAGAATGAAGCAATTGTGATTGAAAGTGAGGACAATGAAAGTACGGAAACTGAAGTAGTTGACTTGTCGGTTGAAGAGAATTGCGTTAATTTGGGGGAGAGGGTGAGTGAGGAGACGGAGAATGTGGTTGAACGTGAGGAATGCGTGACTTCTAGAGGGCGATTAGGTCGTAAGAATGTTGAGGATCTAGATGCATTTAGATATGTGTCTAATGGAGGTGTTGGTACACGTGGAGGGACGCAAGATGTTTCTGGGAAGCGTCAATTGCCAAATTCGTTTAAGGAGCCAGAAGAGAATGAAGGGCTGTGGGTTCCTCGTAGGTCTTGGAGGGATACTGAGACATTTAAAGGTCTTGTATGTGCTGCAGCTGCGAGAATGGATAGTGGTGATAATACTGATACAGATTACATGAAAGTTGCTAAGGAGCGTGGTTTGATATTTTATCAGCCTAGGTGGTGGCCAAGCGAGGGGTTTGATGTCATGGATTGA
- the LOC141663872 gene encoding expansin-like B1, whose product MGCQVSQKNFLILMVFLPALCYCQDTYITSRATYYGSPDCLGTPTGACGFAGYGRTVNGGEVTGVSRLYRNGTGCGACYQVRCKSPKHCTDEGVKLVITDYGEGDHTDFILSVRAYSKLALPNMATELFAYGVVDIEYKRISCQHPGYNLMFKVHEHSRNPEYLAVVPIYQAGKNDITCVELWQEECQEWRAMRHAYGAVWDMPNPPKGPLNLRFQVSGSYGEKLVQLRGAIPADWKAGVAYDTAIQLN is encoded by the exons ATGGGTTGCCAAGTTTCTCAAAAAAATTTTCTCATTCTAATGGTTTTCTTGCCTGCTCTTTGTTACTGCCAAGACACCTATATCACCTCTCGAGCAACTTACTATGGCAGCCCTGATTGCTTGGGGACTCCAA CTGGAGCTTGCGGGTTTGCCGGATATGGAAGGACTGTTAATGGTGGTGAAGTGACTGGAGTCTCTAGGCTTTACAGGAATGGAACTGGCTGTGGGGCATGCTATCAG GTAAGGTGCAAGTCTCCAAAACATTGCACAGATGAAGGGGTGAAGCTAGTGATTACAGACTATGGTGAAGGTGACCACACAGACTTCATTCTTAGTGTACGAGCCTACTCAAAACTGGCTCTTCCAAACATGGCCACAGAGCTTTTCGCATATGGGGTAGTTGACATAGAATACAAGAGAATTTCTTGCCAACATCCAGGTTACAATCTCATGTTCAAAGTCCATGAACATAGCAGGAACCCAGAGTACCTAGCCGTAGTACCAATATACCAGGCTGGCAAAAATGACATCACATGTGTAGAATTGTGGCAG GAGGAGTGCCAGGAATGGAGGGCCATGCGTCATGCTTACGGCGCTGTATGGGACATGCCTAATCCACCAAAGGGCCCTCTGAACTTGAGGTTCCAAGTGAGTGGGAGTTATGGGGAAAAGTTGGTGCAACTGAGGGGTGCAATTCCTGCTGATTGGAAGGCTGGAGTTGCTTACGACACTGCCATTCAGCTTAACTAA